From Coriobacteriaceae bacterium, a single genomic window includes:
- a CDS encoding PTS glucose transporter subunit IIA — MGLLDSLKSTFTSTGEASVPPAASFATREGVIYAPVNGVLVSLDEVPDETIASGMLGQGYGIEPITGTIYAPANGRIGATTVTNHSIGMITEDGLRVFIHVGLGTVEMNGKGFARFVEMGDVVKAGQPLISFDREAIKAAGHEDIVTVIVSELDRLKSIDHVGESGTLIGGNPLVKLGDPLLVAKTK, encoded by the coding sequence ATGGGTCTGCTCGATTCGCTTAAGTCCACCTTCACCTCGACCGGCGAGGCGTCCGTTCCGCCCGCAGCAAGCTTCGCCACCCGCGAAGGCGTCATCTATGCCCCCGTCAACGGCGTGCTCGTCAGCCTGGACGAGGTTCCCGACGAGACGATCGCCTCGGGCATGCTTGGCCAGGGCTATGGCATCGAGCCCATTACCGGCACCATCTATGCGCCCGCCAACGGCCGCATCGGCGCCACCACTGTCACCAACCACTCCATCGGCATGATTACCGAGGACGGTCTGCGCGTATTCATCCATGTTGGCCTGGGCACCGTGGAAATGAACGGCAAGGGTTTTGCCCGCTTTGTCGAGATGGGCGATGTGGTCAAGGCCGGCCAGCCGCTCATCAGCTTCGATCGCGAGGCCATCAAGGCCGCCGGCCACGAGGACATCGTGACCGTCATCGTCTCCGAGCTCGATCGTCTTAAGAGCATCGACCATGTCGGCGAGTCTGGAACGCTTATCGGCGGCAACCCGCTCGTCAAGCTTGGCGACCCGCTGCTGGTTGCCAAGACCAAGTAG